TAGTCCTCAAGGACCTGTCACTGGTTGAGAACTAAATCTGATATGGTGACATTGTAGCCCCAGCTTTTGTGGAATGAAACTGGAGTGGCAGAGTGAGCAAGCCACATGGGCTCTCCCACACAGGTGCACTATTTCCCACAGAATTTAGATGTGTTGTGACAATTAAACACATTAACTTAAAAACCCTCGGCTTTCTTAGTAGATTTGTCTTTGTCACAGCATACAAGGTGGGCTGTCCTAACAGTTTTACGAAAGCCTGGTAATAAGTACTTCCCTGGGACTGTTCTTGCTAATACAGGTTCCATCACAGCAGGGGAGAGGTGCTGAAGTGATCGGACAGAAAAAGCCACCatcccagaccaggctggggctGGGAATGCAATAAAATTAGCCCTTGTTTGGGGTGAAAGCACTGGGGTCATCCCTTAGAGGTGTCTATGAACCTGTCCCTCTCCTGCTTCATCACAGCACAGTAGTGGCGCTTGTTCCAGGAAACTCTGAGTCCTAGATTGGGCTCAGGTGTTTTTGCTATGACCTGGAAGGATTTGTGCCTACTGCCAGCTTGAGGTTCATTCTGTATCTATCTGCTCCCCAGCCAGAGTCCAGGGCATGCCAAACGGCCACCAAAGTAGAACCGCTCTGAAGCCCCTGGTAGGGAGAGGATGGGCAGGGCCCCTCCATTAGAGCAGCCAGGGTACTTACTGTTCAGCATAGTATCTGGATTACTAGCTCAGGGTGGTAGCTGGGCCTGGGACCAGGCTTGGCGTCCATTGTCCATCAGGGAAGCTACGTGAGCAGCCTGGCCAGCTATCATTTGGACATCTCGTCTGCCGTGGCCACCCCCAACTTGGCTGGCAGTACCTTCTCAGCTGTTAAATTATTTCCTCTGTCCCTGCCAGCCTGTCCTAAACACTGTGTATTCTCACTTCCAGGCCATCAGAGCCCTTTCCCAGCCTATTCTCCCAGACCTATTTCCCCCTGACCTTCACCAAATGCCTCCCTCCCCCAGAGGTCTGTATTGCCCACCCCAGCagtggagagagagtgtgtatgggAAGAACATGAAAACACTTGGCCTGTCAGTGGTTGTTGAGCTAAGGTTTGGGAGCCAGGGTTTTAACATGTCTGACTTCATATTGCTCAGTGTGGCCCTGTGCACTAGAGGCTGCACACTAAGAGACAGAGTATGTCTTCCTCCCCACAACTTATATAGACTGGAGTTCAAGAAATGCTGTGGATTGAACCCCCGGTAGCTAAACACTGGGCTATGTGGACAAGAAACACAGCCCTAGCCACGAGGACACAAAGTCACTAACATACCAGGTTAGATCTTCTAAGAATGCTGAGAAAGCCTGGCAAAGTCCAGCTATGACTGAGCAGATGGAGTAAGACTATGAGCAGAGGACTGAAGGGAACAGTCCAAAGCAGGAAGGCAGGATGAGCCGGGAAAGTTCTACTAGTCAAGGACTCATGCAGACAGAGAAACGGGGAATGAACACTAAGGGCCAATCAGGCAAAGCCCGGAGGCAGGAAGGCGGTCAGGGTGCGCTTGGGAGCTGGTGATAAAGCAAGGTCGCAATAAGACTGGAAATAAAGGAGCAGTGTGGGTGAGGCTCTACAGTAGAAcccttgcttagcatgtacatgGCCCTGCGGTCTTCCCTCAATGGAAACATGAATGCGACAAGTGAGAGAGCTGTGGGAACATGACAGCAGAGGCTATCATTGCCTATGACCCCAGGCCAAGTGTCATGCTCAGTGTCTGCTGTACCATATCACTAAGTAATCAGCTCTAAGGTATGCAAGGCTATCCTAGGATCTACTGACACCTACCTGCTCCTGGGCCTGACCACCTCCCAGGCACACCAAGTCCTGCCAGCCCCCGTAGCTGTCCTTGGAGAGGCCACAGGTAGTCCACAATGTCAGCTTCCACTCGATGTTGGCTGACAGGGACTCTCTGCTGGTGATCTCAGCAGTAGCCTGGGTCCTTCTGAGGAAGAATCATGGGATGGGGAGTGAGAGGGGCAGACAGACGGCCCTTGGGAAGGGAGGCCCAGATTCATCTACCTGGCTCTGAGGTGGATACCCCAGGATATTATCGTCGTAGGCCTTCTGATTTGGCTCCCAGACCTTTCCTGGCTGTTTTCCCAGGTTCTCACCCAGCCAGGCCATAGAACAGCCTATCAACCGGGTATCCAGCTTCCTCAGGCTGGGCTAGTCCCTCTGCCCATAGGGCAACTCCTTTCCCAGATCCTACctcctctttcccatctcctcccctGTTTTCAAGCTTGGACAGTAGTTTAAGGGCTAACAGGTCAGGTAAGGGCCATCTCCAGAGACACCCTCCTCCCCTAGAGCCCACTGGAGAGCCAGAGACCCACAGCAGCCAGGCAGCAGACCCCCCAGAATAAACCCAACTCACTGAAGAAGTGCCTCCAACAGCTTGGTGACATTGGAAGAATAATGGAGGACAATCACTGGCCTGAGCAGAAGCTGGGATATGTCCAACTGCAGGAGACAGGAGGTAGCAGGCTCTGGTCCCCTCTCCCCTCACCTGCTCACCCTCACAGTCCATCCCAGTTTACCTCTCGGACCACACTATGGTTTAGGATGAGGAGAAGCAGGGCAGAGGCTCCCAGGAAGAGGGCACGGCGCATCTGCAAAGGAAGACAGAAGGTACGAGGCTGCCACACACCTGCCTTCCCTGTGGCCCCAGGTCTCAGGAGTCCGACTGCCGGGTAGGCTAGCTATAAGCTCCCTCAAGCATTCCAAAAAGAGATATGACAGTCATAGGTAACACTCGATGGTTGCAGACTGAGGCGATATTTAATTATGAGACAgattacattttaaagatgttaACTTTTCTAATTTCAGATACCATAGTTACCTAAGAAATGTCCTTGATTTTAAGAAATTTGCacattatcgtgtgtgtgtgtgtgtgtgtgtgtgtgtgtgaaacttcCACTCCTCCTGTTCTCTAGGATCCCAAAAACCTTGTCATTTGCCCTAGTCCTGGCAAAGCAATTCTCCCCACCCTAGTTGACTCCCATCATGTATTCTGAGAAAAGGTTCTCTTTCCCCAGCAAATCTTCCACCTTCTCCCACCTCCCCATCACATTGCTTTGATGTTCCATTTTGGGGTCTCTTTGGAAAGCTCCTCATAGGCCACCTGGTAGCCTGGCTCTAGATGATGTTTTGAAAGcatttccttctccccttccctccaaaAACCCTTTGCACCTGTTGGACCAGAGCCTTGGGATATGTCTTCGGGCCACTGCCTTGGTTCTCCTGGTGGAACTGAGCAGCCTGCTCTTTGCCCACATATGCCACCGCAATCCAGCCGTCTACAGGTATCTCTTGCTCAGCATCCACGACATCCATCTGTGTGAGGAGCCATGAGAAGAGGGAGGCAAGAGGAGTAGAAGAGGCAGCCAGGATCTGCCACAGAGGATGCAAGGTTGGGGTGTGGGAATGAGTTTGGAAGGGGCATGTGGATCTCAGGTCGGCGAAAACCTGGCCTGGGGAGCCAGATCAAGCGAGGGTCACGGCATGTTTTGGCAGGGTTGCGCTCACCAACAGCAGGCGGCCGCCCAGCAGCGGCTCGGGGTCGGCTTCAGGACCGATCCTGACGCCCTCCAAAACCAGGGCGTCCTGCCGCGGCA
The Cricetulus griseus strain 17A/GY chromosome 1 unlocalized genomic scaffold, alternate assembly CriGri-PICRH-1.0 chr1_1, whole genome shotgun sequence genome window above contains:
- the Rnf215 gene encoding RING finger protein 215 isoform X7, giving the protein MGPADRPVLRSPPSPPPPPSPPSPLLLLLPLLPLWLGLAGPGAAADGSEPAARAGRGGARAVRVDVKLPRQDALVLEGVRIGPEADPEPLLGGRLLLILAASSTPLASLFSWLLTQMDVVDAEQEIPVDGWIAVAYVGKEQAAQFHQENQGSGPKTYPKALVQQMRRALFLGASALLLLILNHSVVRELDISQLLLRPVIVLHYSSNVTKLLEALLQRTQATAEITSRESLSANIEWKLTLWTTCGLSKDSYGGWQDLVCLGGGQAQEQPLQQLWNAILLVAMLLCTGLVVQAQRQASRQNQQEPGGQGDLFKRRVVRRLASLKTRRCRLSRAAHSLPEPGMETCAVCLDNFCNKQWLRVLPCKHEFHRDCVDPWLMLQQTCPLCKFNVLGNHYSDD
- the Rnf215 gene encoding RING finger protein 215 isoform X6, encoding MGPADRPVLRSPPSPPPPPSPPSPLLLLLPLLPLWLGLAGPGAAADGSEPAARAGRGGARAVRVDVKLPRQDALVLEGVRIGPEADPEPLLGGRLLLILAASSTPLASLFSWLLTQMDVVDAEQEIPVDGWIAVAYVGKEQAAQFHQENQGSGPKTYPKALVQQMRRALFLGASALLLLILNHSVVRELDISQLLLRPVIVLHYSSNVTKLLEALLQTQATAEITSRESLSANIEWKLTLWTTCGLSKDSYGGWQDLVCLGGGQAQEQKPLQQLWNAILLVAMLLCTGLVVQAQRQASRQNQQEPGGQGDLFKRRVVRRLASLKTRRCRLSRAAHSLPEPGMETCAVCLDNFCNKQWLRVLPCKHEFHRDCVDPWLMLQQTCPLCKFNVLGNHYSDD
- the Rnf215 gene encoding RING finger protein 215 isoform X5 → MGPADRPVLRSPPSPPPPPSPPSPLLLLLPLLPLWLGLAGPGAAADGSEPAARAGRGGARAVRVDVKLPRQDALVLEGVRIGPEADPEPLLGGRLLLILAASSTPLASLFSWLLTQMDVVDAEQEIPVDGWIAVAYVGKEQAAQFHQENQGSGPKTYPKALVQQMRRALFLGASALLLLILNHSVVRELDISQLLLRPVIVLHYSSNVTKLLEALLQRTQATAEITSRESLSANIEWKLTLWTTCGLSKDSYGGWQDLVCLGGGQAQEQKPLQQLWNAILLVAMLLCTGLVVQAQRQASRQNQQEPGGQGDLFKRRVVRRLASLKTRRCRLSRAAHSLPEPGMETCAVCLDNFCNKQWLRVLPCKHEFHRDCVDPWLMLQQTCPLCKFNVLGNHYSDD